Proteins encoded within one genomic window of Brassica rapa cultivar Chiifu-401-42 chromosome A09, CAAS_Brap_v3.01, whole genome shotgun sequence:
- the LOC103841565 gene encoding cytochrome P450 94B3, whose product MELFIIFIFVPIFIFFIIPRQSSSDTGFKSYPIVGSIPGLVKNRHRFLDWTVETLSRCPTQTAVFRRPGKQQFVMTANPANVEYMLKTKFDNFPKGERFIEILEDFLGRGIFNSEGEMWWKQRKTARHEFSTKSLRDFVMTNVTLEINTRLVPVLAAAAATGKLLNLDDVLERFTFDNICKLAFNVDSACLGDDKAAGVEFMRAFDTASKIISQRFQSAFSYTWKIKKKLNIGSERLLRESIVTVHKFADDIVRHKIDQSNNNNNKNDDLLSRFISTEELNSPEKLRDNVIGFILAGRDTTSSALSWFFWLLSKHPHVENKIRQELNSIRARTGEAYGFEDLKLMNYLHAAITESLRLYPPIPLDTMSCLEDSVLPDGTFVGKAWGISYNAYAMGRMESIWGKDCDRFDPERWIDETNGGFRGESPYKFPVFHAGPRMCLGKEMAYIQMKSIVSAVLDRFVVEVPGKNERPEILLSVTIRIKGGLFVRVHERS is encoded by the exons ATGGAGcttttcatcatcttcatcttcgtccctatcttcatcttcttcatcatcccaAGACAATCTTCTTCAGACACAGGTTTCAAGTCGTACCCTATTGTCGGAAGCATACCTGGACTTGTGAAAAACCGTCACCGTTTCCTCGACTGGACTGTAGAGACTCTGTCTCGATGCCCGACACAGACGGCGGTTTTCCGGCGACCAGGGAAGCAACAGTTCGTCATGACGGCGAATCCTGCCAACGTAGAGTACATGCTCAAGACGAAGTTCGATAATTTCCCTAAAGGAGAGCGGTTCATCGAGATTCTTGAGGATTTTCTCGGCCGCGGGATTTTCAACTCCGAGGGCGAGATGTGGTGGAAACAGAGGAAGACGGCGCGCCACGAGTTCAGTACTAAGTCTCTTCGTGACTTCGTCATGACAAACGTCACACTCGAAATCAACACCAg GCTTGTTCCGGTGTTAGCAGCTGCAGCGGCCACCGGAAAATTGTTAAACCTGGACGACGTATTAGAAAGATTCACATTCGATAACATATGCAAGTTAGCATTCAACGTCGACTCCGCTTGCCTCGGAGACGACAAAGCCGCCGGTGTAGAGTTCATGAGGGCCTTTGATACGGCGTCCAAGATCATCTCGCAACGGTTTCAATCAGCGTTTTCGTATACATGGAAGATCAAAAAGAAACTAAACATTGGATCAGAGAGACTTCTTAGAGAATCAATCGTGACCGTCCATAAATTCGCAGACGATATCGTGCGTCACAAGATTGATCAaagtaacaacaacaacaacaagaacgaTGATTTGCTTTCAAGATTCATCAGCACCGAGGAGCTGAACTCGCCGGAGAAACTACGTGACAATGTCATTGGTTTCATCCTCGCGGGACGAGACACAACCTCCTCCGCTTTGAGCTGGTTCTTCTGGTTACTCTCGAAGCATCCACATGTAGAGAACAAGATCAGACAAGAGCTGAACTCGATCCGAGCAAGAACAGGGGAAGCTTATGGGTTTGAAGATCTTAAACTGATGAACTACCTGCACGCAGCGATAACCGAGTCACTAAGGCTGTATCCGCCTATACCGTTAGACACTATGAGTTGTCTTGAGGACAGTGTATTGCCTGATGGGACGTTTGTAGGGAAAGCTTGGGGAATAAGTTATAACGCGTACGCGATGGGGAGGATGGAGAGTATTTGGGGTAAAGATTGTGATCGGTTTGATCCAGAGAGGTGGATTGATGAAACAAATGGTGGGTTTAGAGGTGAGAGTCCTTACAAGTTTCCAGTGTTTCATGCAGGACCAAGGATGTGTTTAGGTAAGGAGATGGCTTATATTCAGATGAAATCTATAGTTTCTGCGGTGCTGGATAGGTTTGTTGTCGAGGTCCCAGGGAAGAATGAGCGTCCTGAGATTTTATTGTCTGTGACGATTAGAATCAAAGGTGGTTTATTTGTTAGGGTACATGAAAGAAGCTGA
- the LOC103841567 gene encoding exocyst complex component SEC15A: MEAKPKRRIVTENGDTGEDLVLATLIGNGDDVGPLVRHAFEMGRPEPLVHQLKNVARKKEAEIEDLCKTHYEEFIVAVDELRGVLVDAEELKSDLATDNFRLQEVGSALLVKLEELLESYAVKKNVTEAIKMSKICVQALELCVKCNSYVSEGQFYHALKTMDLIERNYLKIIPLKVLKLAIERRIPVIKSHIEKKVCSQFTEWLAHIRSSSKSIGQTAIGLIASARQREEEMLERQRKAEEQNTGGLGELAYTLDVEDSEQDSVLKFDLTPLYRAYHIHTILGVPERFRDYYYSNRQLQLDSDLEISYGQPFVESYQTFLAQIAGYFIVEDRVIRTAGDFLLADQVETMWETAIAKIVLVLENQFARMDSPTHLLLVKDYVTLLGATLRQYGYEVGPVLDALDKSRDKYHELLLEECRKQIVTAISEDSYQQMVIRKEADYENNVLSFNLQTSEIMPAFTYIAPFSSMVPDVCRIIRSYIKGSVDYLSYGVNTNFFSVLRKYLDKILIDVLNEVILETINNNSIGVAQAMQIAANISFLEKACDYFLRHAAQLCGIPSRSVEKPQASLAAKVVLKTSRDEAYHALLNVVNTKLDEFMKLPENINWITEEMPQGPHEYMNEVVIYLETVMSTAQQILPTDALYKVGVGAIEHISNSIVSTFLSDSIKRFNANAVSAINHDLRVIENFADERYHSTGLDEVYKEGSFRSYLVEVRQLINLLSSSQPENFMNPVIRERNYNTLDYKKVATICDKFKDSPDGIFGSLANRNTKLTAKKKSMDMLKKRLKEFN; encoded by the coding sequence ATGGAGGCCAAACCAAAGAGAAGGATTGTTACAGAGAATGGAGATACAGGGGAGGATTTAGTTCTCGCAACCTTGATCGGAAACGGGGATGATGTGGGTCCTCTCGTTAGGCATGCTTTTGAGATGGGGAGGCCTGAGCCTCTCGTTCATCAGCTCAAGAACGTGGCGAGGAAGAAGGAAGCTGAAATCGAGGATCTTTGCAAGACCCACTACGAAGAGTTCATCGTAGCGGTTGATGAGCTCCGTGGTGTGCTGGTTGATGCTGAGGAGCTTAAGAGTGATCTTGCAACTGACAATTTTCGGTTGCAGGAGGTTGGGAGTGCATTGTTGGTGAAGCTGGAGGAGCTTCTTGAGTCGTATGCTGTTAAGAAGAATGTGACTGAAGCTATCAAAATGTCGAAGATCTGCGTTCAAGCACTGGAGCTGTGTGTTAAATGTAATAGTTACGTCTCTGAAGGCCAGTTTTACCACGCCTTGAAAACCATGGATCTGATTGAGAGGAACTACTTGAAGATTATCCCACTTAAGGTGCTAAAGTTGGCGATAGAGAGAAGAATCCCAGTGATCAAGTCACACATTGAGAAAAAAGTGTGCAGCCAATTTACGGAATGGCTTGCTCACATTAGAAGCTCCTCTAAAAGTATTGGACAGACAGCTATTGGCCTCATCGCCTCAGCTCGCCAGAGGGAAGAGGAAATGCTGGAGCGTCAGAGGAAAGCAGAGGAGCAAAACACAGGTGGATTGGGCGAATTGGCATACACACTAGATGTTGAAGACTCCGAACAAGATTCTGTTTTGAAGTTTGATCTCACACCTCTCTATCGAGCATATCACATCCACACTATTCTTGGAGTCCCGGAACGGTTCCGTGACTATTACTACAGTAACCGCCAACTACAGCTCGATTCAGATCTGGAGATCTCTTATGGACAGCCGTTTGTGGAATCATACCAAACGTTCCTAGCTCAGATTGCAGGATACTTCATCGTGGAGGATCGTGTGATTAGAACAGCTGGAGATTTCTTATTGGCAGATCAAGTTGAGACGATGTGGGAAACAGCAATTGCCAAAATAGTATTGGTATTGGAGAATCAGTTTGCGAGAATGGATTCGCCTACTCATCTCCTTTTGGTGAAAGACTATGTAACCCTCCTTGGCGCAACGCTTAGACAGTACGGTTATGAAGTTGGTCCAGTTCTTGACGCTCTTGACAAGAGCCGAGATAAGTACCACGAGCTTCTTCTCGAAGAGTGTCGAAAGCAAATCGTGACTGCTATCTCAGAGGACAGTTATCAGCAGATGGTAATCAGGAAAGAAGCTGACTACGAAAACAACGTCTTGTCCTTTAATCTTCAGACCTCAGAGATCATGCCGGCTTTCACATACATCGCGCCGTTCTCCTCTATGGTCCCTGATGTTTGCCGCATCATCAGATCATACATTAAAGGATCCGTTGATTACTTGTCCTATGGTGTCAACACCAACTTCTTCAGTGTTCTGAGGAAGTACCTTGACAAAATCTTGATCGACGTGTTGAACGAAGTTATCCTCGAGACGATTAACAACAACTCCATCGGAGTAGCTCAAGCTATGCAGATTGCAGCGAACATATCGTTCCTCGAGAAGGCCTGTGACTATTTTCTCCGCCACGCAGCTCAGCTTTGCGGCATCCCAAGCCGTTCGGTCGAAAAGCCTCAAGCTAGTTTAGCTGCAAAGGTTGTCCTCAAAACGTCGAGAGACGAGGCCTATCACGCCTTGCTGAACGTGGTAAACACCAAGTTAGACGAGTTCATGAAGCTTCCGGAAAACATTAACTGGATTACAGAGGAGATGCCACAAGGCCCTCACGAGTACATGAACGAGGTCGTTATATACCTCGAGACTGTGATGTCAACTGCACAACAGATCCTCCCAACGGATGCTTTGTACAAAGTTGGAGTTGGGGCGATCGAGCACATCTCAAACTCCATCGTCTCTACGTTCCTAAGCGATAGCATCAAGAGATTCAACGCCAATGCGGTCTCTGCTATTAACCATGACCTGAGAGTCATAGAAAACTTTGCTGATGAGAGGTATCATTCGACGGGGTTAGACGAGGTATACAAAGAAGGAAGCTTTAGAAGCTATCTGGTTGAAGTGAGGCAGCTGATAAACTTGTTGTCGAGTAGCCAACCTGAGAACTTCATGAACCCGGTGATTAGAGAGAGGAACTACAACACTTTGGATTACAAGAAAGTTGCTACGATCTGCGACAAGTTTAAGGATTCTCCTGACGGGATATTCGGAAGTCTCGCAAATAGAAACACGAAGCTTACGGCTAAGAAGAAGTCCATGGACATGCTCAAGAAGAGACTCAAGGAATTTAACTGA